A window of the Pungitius pungitius chromosome 3, fPunPun2.1, whole genome shotgun sequence genome harbors these coding sequences:
- the ptger2a gene encoding prostaglandin E receptor 2a (subtype EP2) yields MASDDPCHSKLHIDSSQSPLVSAIMFAAGVLGNVAALVMLEIRRRRDTRNGNMWRRSLFHVLIVALVLTDLMGTCLISPLVQVSYSLNSTLVGMSRGSDSICSYFGVSMTFFSLATMSLLFSMALERCFAIGYPYLYSRHVTKKCAYIAIPVVFLLCTLFCLLPFAGFGKYVQYCPGTWCFIDMNPAEREHRVYANLYATLMLVLVLAIVACNGFVVYQLFRMYRRRRRNGGSVMAAARPGGERRVMSIAEEVEHLILLVFMTIIFMICTLPLVIRVYINNSYNNESHREDLKALRFISVNSIIDPWVFIFLSPSVLHFCWASVCRAPLDTFRGSIFRSSIAKESNLANLELSRRTLEYT; encoded by the exons ATGGCGAGCGACGACCCATGCCACAGCAAGCTCCACATTGACTCCAGCCAGAGCCCGCTGGTCAGCGCCATCATGTTCGCCGCGGGCGTCCTCGGCAACGTGGCCGCCCTGGTGATGCTGGAAATCCGCCGGCGCAGGGACACGAGGAACGGGAACATGTGGCGCCGCTCGCTGTTCCATGTCCTCATCGTGGCGCTGGTGCTCACCGACCTGATGGGCACCTGCCTCATCAGCCCGCTGGTGCAGGTGTCCTACTCGCTCAACTCCACCTTGGTGGGGATGTCCCGTGGCTCTGACAGCATCTGCTCGTACTTTGGCGTCAGCATGACCTTCTTCAGCCTGGCCACCATGTCACTTCTCTTCTCCATGGCGCTCGAGAGGTGCTTCGCCATCGGGTACCCCTACCTGTACAGCCGCCACGTCACCAAGAAGTGCGCCTACATCGCCATCCCTGTGGTGTTCCTGCTGTGCACGCTGTTCTGTCTCCTCCCGTTCGCCGGATTTGGCAAGTACGTGCAGTACTGCCCCGGGACATGGTGCTTCATCGACATGAACCCAGCAGAGAGGGAGCACCGCGTCTACGCCAACCTGTACGCCACCCTcatgctggtgctggtgctggccATTGTGGCGTGCAACGGCTTTGTGGTGTACCAGCTTTTTCGGATGtaccggcggcggcggcggaatGGCGGCTCGGTGATGGCGGCGGCGAGGCCTGGGGGCGAACGCAGGGTGATGTCCATCGCCGAGGAGGTGGAGCATCTCATCCTTCTGGTCTTCATGACCATCATCTTCATGATCTGCACACTGCCCCTCGTG ATCCGGGTTTACATCAACAACTCGTATAATAACGAGTCTCACCGAGAGGACCTGAAGGCCCTGCGCTTCATCTCCGTCAACTCCATCATCGACCCCTGGGTCTTTATCTTCCTCTCCCCTAGTGTGCTGCACTTCTGCTGGGCCTCGGTGTGCCGGGCTCCCCTCGATACTTTCAGGGGCTCTATATTTAGGTCGTCCATTGCCAAAGAGAGTAACCTCGCCAACCTCGAACTGTCTCGCCGGACGCTGGAGTACACCTAG